GGCGGCATCTGGGTGACCGGCCTCGTCGGCCAGCCGCTGCTCTACCTCGTCGCGATCCTCGTCGGAATGGTCGTCACCGCGATCTGCGTCATCATCGCGAAGAGCATCAAGCGCGCCCCGGTCGTCGCCGAGGTACCGGAGCCCGCCGCGGCCCGCGCCGTCGCCGTCTGATCGGCCGACTCCCCGAACGACCGTCCTGAGCGGTCCTGCCGGCGGTCCCACCCGCTGTCGCCCCTTCTTCTCCGAGAGGGACGGCAGCAGTGGGACCGCCGGCTGTGCTCGTCGTCCGCGGCGAGCGGGAACCGCCCCGGAGGAGCAGTGTCGGCTGCTCCAAATAGACTGACACGGTGACTCGCAAGCCTCTCCGCATCGCCACCGTCAACGTGAACGGCGTCCGCGCCGCCTACCGCAAGGGCATGGGCGACTGGCTCGCCGCGCGCGACGTCGACATCCTCGCCCTGCAGGAGGTCCGCGCCTCCACCGACGACCTGACCGGGCTCCTCGGCGATGAATGGGACGTGCTGCACGACGAGGCCACGGCGAAGGGCCGTGCCGGAGTCGCGCTCGCCTCGCGCAACCGCGCCGCGATCCACCGCGTGTCGTTCGGAGCCGAGGACTTCGACTCCGCCGGCCGCTGGCTCGAGGCCGACTACGAGGTGGGCGACCGCACGATCACCGTGGTCTCGACCTACGTGCACTCGGGCGAGGTCGACACCCCCAAGCAGGTCGAGAAGTACAAGTTCCTCGACGCCATGAAGGAGCGCCTGCCGCAGCTGCAGGAGCACAACGAGCTCGCCGTCGTGATGGGCGACCTCAACGTCGGCCACCGCACCCTCGACATCAAGAACTGGAAGGGCAACGTCAAGAAGGCCGGCTTCCTGCCCCGGGAGCGCGCCTACTTCGACGAGTTCGTCGGCGCCGAGGGCGACGACGACTACAACGCCGGCGGAGGCTTCGGCTGGGTCGACCTGGGCCGTCGCTTCGCCGGCGAGGTTCCCGGCCCCTACACGTGGTGGTCGCAGCGCGGCCAGGCGTTCGACACCGACACCGGCTGGCGCCTCGACTACCAGCTCGCCACGCCCGCGCTCGCCGAGCTCGCCCGCTCCTACGAGGTCGACCGGGCGGACGCGTACGACACCCGCTGGTCGGACCACGCTCCCGTGGTCGTCGACTACGCCCTCTGACCCTCTCCCTCCCCCGCGGCCCCACCGCTGCGAACCCGACACCTCGAGGCCTTCGATGACCCCCAGCACCCCGGGCGCCAAGCCCGTCATCCTCTCCGGCATGCAGCCGTCCTCCGGCTCGCTGCACCTCGGCAACCACATCGGCGCGCTCACGCAGTGGATCGCGATGCAGGAGACGTTCGACGCCTACTTCTGCGTCGTCGACCTGCACGCCATCACCGTTCCGCAGGACCCGGAGCAGCTGCGCGAGCGCACCCGCGCCACCGCGGCCCAGTACATCGCGGCGGGCATCGACCCGGAGCGGTCGACGCTGTTCATCCAGTCGCACGTGCCGGCGCACGCCGAGCTGGCGTGGGTGCTCAACACCCTCACCGGCTTCGGCGAGGCGAGCCGCATGACGCAGTTCAAGGACAAGTCGGCCAAGCAGGGCACGGAGGCGGCCTCGGTCGGCCTCTTCACCTACCCGATCCTCATGGCGGCCGACATCCTGCTGTACCAGACCGACGCCGTCCCGGTCGGCGAGGACCAGCGGCAGCACCTCGAGCTGACCCGCGACCTCGCCGCGCGCTTCAACTCGCGGTTCGGTGAGACCTTCACGATCCCGGAGCCGCACATCACCCGCGAGACCGCGAAGATCTACGATCTGCAGAACCCCGGCGCGAAGATGTCGAAGTCGGCGGAGTCCGACGCGGGACTGCTCAGCGTGCTCGACGAGCCGAAGGTCACCGCGAAGAAGATCATGCGCGCCGTGACCGACACCGAGTCGGAGGTGCGGTTCGACCGCGCCGAGAAGCCCGGCGTCTCGAACCTGCTCACGATCTACTCCGTGCTCGCCGAGCGCACCGTCGAGTCGCTCGAGCAGGAGTACGCCGGGCGCGGCTACGGCGACCTCAAGAAGGGTCTCGTCGAGGTCGTCGCGGCGACCTTCGACCCGATCCGCGCGCGCACCGCCGAGCTGCTCGCCGACCCGGCCGAGCTCGACCGCATGCTCTCCCGCGCGGCCGACCGCGCCTCCGAGACCGCGGAGCGCACGCTCGCCGCGGCCTACGAGCGCGTCGGCTTCCTCCGCCGCACCCGCTGACGTGAGCATCCGCGTCGCCCTCTTCGATCTCGACGACACCCTCTTCGCGCACGCTCACGCGGTGCGCGAGGGCATCGTCGACCGGGTCTCGGCACTCGGGGCGCCCTACACGGCGGCTCGAGAGGACGTGCAGCGGCGCTGGTACGAGCTCGAGGAGAAGCACTACCACCGCTACCTCGCCGGCGAGCTCGACTACGAGGGACAGCGCCGGGCCCGGGCGACCGCGTTCGCTGCGGAGTCGGGCGTCGACCTGTCGCCCGAGGAGGCGAGCGCGTGGTTCGCGGCCTACCTCGAGCACTACGTGGCCAACTGGACCTTGCACGACGACGCCCTGCCGACGCTCGACGCTCTGGACGCCTCCGGGGTGCGGATCGGCGTCATCACCAACGGCGATCTCGACTTCCAGCAGAACAAGGTGGAGCAGCTGGGCCTCACGCCGCGGATCGAGCGCCTCGTCGCCTCCGGGGAGGTCGGGGTCACGAAGCCCGACGCGCGCATCTTCGAGGTCGCGTGCGAGCGGTTCGGAGTCGCTGCCCAGGAGGCTCTCTACGTCGGCGACCGGCTCACCACCGACGCGATCGGCGCCGCCCGCGCCGGCCTCCGCGGCGTCTGGCTCGACCGCGTCGGCGGCCCCGAGCACCGTCGCGCCCTGCCCGAGGAGGCGGTCACCCTCGGCGTCCACCGCATCGGCTCGCTCGACCAGCTTGCGCGCCTGCTCTGACAGGGCGCGCATCGGCTGCTGACGGCGGCGGGTCTCGATAGGCCCCTGCGGGCCTCCTCGACCAGCAGGCAGCGGCGGGGCTCCCGAACAGCCTGCCGACGCCCCGGGAACGCCGAAGCGCCCCGGCCCGACCCGAAGGTCGACCCGAGGCGCTCCCCCGTTCAGCGACCGGACAGTCACCGATCAAGGCCGAGGCGAACGGCGAGATCGCGTGTCAGCGATTTCCCCTAGCCGGACGCGAGACGCTCTCTGGAACGCGACCACCTCGACGAGCCGACCGCGCCACGGCGGGCGATGACCGCCGTGGAAGGCTCACACCACGTCTTCGTCGACCCAGTCGAAGGTCTTGGTGACGGCCTTCTTCCAGAGGCGGTACTGGCGGGCGGCCTCGTCCTGGTCCATCTGCGGGGTCCAGCGCGAGTCCTCCTGCCAGTTCTGGCGCAGGTCGTCGAGGTTCTCCCAGAAGCCCACCGCGAGGCCCGCGGCGTAGGCGGCACCGAGCGCGGTGGTCTCGGCGACGACGGGGCGGACGACCGGGACGCCGAGGATGTCGGCCTGGAACTGCATGAGCAGGTTGTTGGCGATCATGCCGCCGTCGACCTTGAGCTCCTGCAGCGGCACTCCGGAGTCGGCGTTGACGGCGTCGAGGACCTCGCGGGTCTGGAACGCGGTCGCCTCGAGCGCGGCGCGGGCGATGTGGCCCTTGTTCACGTAGCGCGTGAGGCCGACGAGCGCACCGCGGGCGTCCGAGCGCCAGTACGGCGCGAAGAGCCCCGAGAACGCGGGGACGAAGTACGCGCCTCCGTTGTCCTCGACCGTGGCGGCCAGCGCCTCGACCTCGGGGGCCGAGCCGATGAGGCCCAGGTTGTCGCGCAGCCACTGGATCAGCGAGCCGGAGACCGCGATCGAGCCCTCGAGCGCGTAGTGCACCTCGCCGTCGCCGAGCTTGTAGCCGATCGTGGTGAGCAGACCGTTCTTCGAGTGCACGATCTCGGTGCCGGTGTTGAAGATCAGGAAGTTGCCGGTGCCGTAGGTGTTCTTGGCCTCGCCCGGATCGAACGCCGCCTGGCCGAAGGTCGCGGCCTGCTGGTCGCCGAGGATGCCGGCGATCGGGACCTCGCGCAGCAGCGAGGACGCCTCGACGTGGCCGTAGACCTCGGACGAGGAGCAGACCTCGGGGAGCATCGACTTCGGGACCCCGAAGGCCTCGAGGATGTCGTCGCGCCACTCGAGGGTCTCGAGGTCGAGGAAGAGCGTGCGGGAGGCGTTGGTGACGTCGGTCTTGTGGACGCCGCCGTCGGTGCCGCCGGTGAGGTTCCAGAGGACCCAGGTGTCGGTGGTGCCGAAGAGCAGGTCGCCTGCCTCCGCCTTCTCACGGGCGCCCTCGACGTTCTCGAGGATCCAGACGATCTTGGTGCCCGAGAAGTAGGTCGCCAGCGGCAGGCCGACGATCGACTTGAAGCGGTCGGCACCCTCGTCGCCCGCGAGGCGGTCGACGATCGACTGGGTGCGGGTGTCCTGCCAGACGATGGCGTTGTAGACCGGCTTGCCCGTGGTCTTGTCCCAGACCACGGCGGTCTCGCGCTGGTTGGTGATGCCGACGGAGGCGATGTCGTGGCGGGTCAGGTCGGCGCGGGAGAGCGCCTGGCCGATGACCTCGCGGACGTTGTTCCAGATCTCGATCGGGTCGTGCTCGACCCAGCCCGCGCGG
The genomic region above belongs to Rathayibacter sp. VKM Ac-2759 and contains:
- a CDS encoding exodeoxyribonuclease III, with amino-acid sequence MTRKPLRIATVNVNGVRAAYRKGMGDWLAARDVDILALQEVRASTDDLTGLLGDEWDVLHDEATAKGRAGVALASRNRAAIHRVSFGAEDFDSAGRWLEADYEVGDRTITVVSTYVHSGEVDTPKQVEKYKFLDAMKERLPQLQEHNELAVVMGDLNVGHRTLDIKNWKGNVKKAGFLPRERAYFDEFVGAEGDDDYNAGGGFGWVDLGRRFAGEVPGPYTWWSQRGQAFDTDTGWRLDYQLATPALAELARSYEVDRADAYDTRWSDHAPVVVDYAL
- the trpS gene encoding tryptophan--tRNA ligase: MTPSTPGAKPVILSGMQPSSGSLHLGNHIGALTQWIAMQETFDAYFCVVDLHAITVPQDPEQLRERTRATAAQYIAAGIDPERSTLFIQSHVPAHAELAWVLNTLTGFGEASRMTQFKDKSAKQGTEAASVGLFTYPILMAADILLYQTDAVPVGEDQRQHLELTRDLAARFNSRFGETFTIPEPHITRETAKIYDLQNPGAKMSKSAESDAGLLSVLDEPKVTAKKIMRAVTDTESEVRFDRAEKPGVSNLLTIYSVLAERTVESLEQEYAGRGYGDLKKGLVEVVAATFDPIRARTAELLADPAELDRMLSRAADRASETAERTLAAAYERVGFLRRTR
- a CDS encoding HAD family hydrolase; this encodes MSIRVALFDLDDTLFAHAHAVREGIVDRVSALGAPYTAAREDVQRRWYELEEKHYHRYLAGELDYEGQRRARATAFAAESGVDLSPEEASAWFAAYLEHYVANWTLHDDALPTLDALDASGVRIGVITNGDLDFQQNKVEQLGLTPRIERLVASGEVGVTKPDARIFEVACERFGVAAQEALYVGDRLTTDAIGAARAGLRGVWLDRVGGPEHRRALPEEAVTLGVHRIGSLDQLARLL
- the glpK gene encoding glycerol kinase GlpK, whose amino-acid sequence is MADYVIAIDQGTTSSRAIIFDKKGSIVSTGQKEHEQIFPRAGWVEHDPIEIWNNVREVIGQALSRADLTRHDIASVGITNQRETAVVWDKTTGKPVYNAIVWQDTRTQSIVDRLAGDEGADRFKSIVGLPLATYFSGTKIVWILENVEGAREKAEAGDLLFGTTDTWVLWNLTGGTDGGVHKTDVTNASRTLFLDLETLEWRDDILEAFGVPKSMLPEVCSSSEVYGHVEASSLLREVPIAGILGDQQAATFGQAAFDPGEAKNTYGTGNFLIFNTGTEIVHSKNGLLTTIGYKLGDGEVHYALEGSIAVSGSLIQWLRDNLGLIGSAPEVEALAATVEDNGGAYFVPAFSGLFAPYWRSDARGALVGLTRYVNKGHIARAALEATAFQTREVLDAVNADSGVPLQELKVDGGMIANNLLMQFQADILGVPVVRPVVAETTALGAAYAAGLAVGFWENLDDLRQNWQEDSRWTPQMDQDEAARQYRLWKKAVTKTFDWVDEDVV